From a single Lactococcus carnosus genomic region:
- a CDS encoding 5-bromo-4-chloroindolyl phosphate hydrolysis family protein produces MNIIIILMLVVVLLIIWLIHDYKNDKKNPKLIKTYHKAGLSDQDIVIFRQTMQDAKDQIKQWEIAVKEDAALQVIEQVTGGLDSAKKLFQLIIKRPKIALSNNDFLYKHLPTMLDLIETYQNIKAVDKLDQALLVDSQKVIRALSEKIAGLYVLTVSDDIETIKNEVENG; encoded by the coding sequence ATGAATATAATAATAATATTGATGCTAGTCGTTGTTCTACTTATTATTTGGTTGATACATGATTATAAAAATGATAAAAAAAATCCAAAGTTAATCAAAACCTATCACAAGGCGGGATTGTCTGATCAGGACATTGTCATTTTTCGTCAAACCATGCAAGATGCCAAAGACCAAATTAAGCAATGGGAGATTGCTGTAAAAGAGGATGCTGCCTTACAAGTCATTGAACAGGTGACGGGTGGGCTTGATAGTGCTAAAAAACTATTTCAACTAATCATCAAAAGGCCCAAGATTGCCTTGTCAAATAATGATTTTTTGTATAAGCATTTACCGACCATGCTTGACTTGATCGAGACATATCAAAATATTAAGGCTGTCGATAAATTAGATCAAGCCTTACTAGTCGACAGTCAAAAGGTCATTAGAGCATTGTCTGAAAAAATCGCTGGCCTTTATGTGCTTACTGTATCTGATGATATCGAAACAATTAAGAATGAGGTGGAAAATGGCTAA